A genome region from Candidatus Zixiibacteriota bacterium includes the following:
- a CDS encoding DUF6754 domain-containing protein — translation MRHKLKLAVVLMLGISGAAAAQGDTVTPDTSAAAVSISPPGPVSNLRAADAKNDHGHAISLTWDKSPDDGAGRNSVIAYEIFRWFPHQMNEADSLRRELSTAREAIRAFRSDLPRAEHALIELKEDQTRLRTIRFSVARPDDPTFQLTVDFAMRALEDTIAYMIEHGPAFKRSIKPLQRELEQVLDQLPQAHAQYPEGGEWRSLGKAIAGSVSYDNTGSKEATQSDFFPDHTDLYYRVEAVTADETIRSVAVTAGPVQSHGQWFHTGKIPVFGFIMVFFVLTVVFVHFARRGAALYVRPLSGIEAVDDAIGRATEMGRPILYVLGLGTATEVSTIASFSVLGRVAKRVAEYQTPIIVPCYDAIVMAVAQEVVKSSYLDAGRPDDYKEDSVFFVTNYQFAYVAAVNGIMLRERPATNVYMGKFFAESLILAETGTLAGSIQIAGTDETNQIPFFIVSCDFTLIGEELYAASAYLSREPILLGSLKAQDWAKLAVMVIALIGMICTTLGYPEFAQLFHVAG, via the coding sequence GTGAGACACAAACTGAAACTTGCTGTCGTCCTGATGCTGGGCATCAGTGGTGCAGCGGCAGCGCAGGGCGATACGGTTACGCCGGATACTTCCGCGGCCGCGGTGTCGATCTCGCCGCCGGGGCCGGTTTCGAACCTCCGCGCTGCGGACGCTAAGAACGATCACGGCCACGCCATATCGTTGACCTGGGACAAGTCGCCCGATGATGGCGCCGGGCGGAACTCCGTCATAGCCTATGAGATATTCCGCTGGTTTCCCCACCAGATGAACGAGGCCGACTCGCTTCGTCGGGAGCTATCCACGGCTCGAGAGGCTATCAGGGCTTTCCGCTCCGACCTGCCGCGTGCGGAGCACGCCCTTATCGAGTTGAAGGAAGACCAGACCAGGTTGAGGACGATCCGCTTCAGTGTAGCTCGCCCCGATGATCCGACATTCCAGTTGACAGTCGATTTCGCCATGCGCGCCCTTGAGGACACGATTGCTTACATGATCGAGCATGGCCCGGCTTTCAAGCGCAGCATCAAGCCCCTCCAGCGAGAGCTCGAGCAGGTGCTGGACCAGCTTCCCCAGGCGCACGCGCAGTACCCGGAAGGCGGGGAGTGGCGGTCGCTCGGCAAGGCGATAGCGGGAAGTGTCTCCTATGACAACACCGGCTCCAAGGAGGCAACTCAGTCGGATTTCTTTCCGGACCACACCGACCTGTACTACCGGGTGGAGGCGGTTACCGCCGACGAAACCATCAGGTCGGTAGCCGTCACAGCCGGTCCGGTTCAGAGCCATGGCCAGTGGTTTCACACCGGCAAGATCCCGGTGTTCGGATTCATCATGGTGTTCTTTGTTTTGACCGTTGTCTTCGTGCACTTTGCCAGGCGGGGAGCGGCGCTCTATGTCCGGCCTCTGTCCGGGATTGAAGCCGTGGACGACGCCATCGGCCGCGCCACGGAGATGGGCCGCCCGATTCTGTATGTCCTCGGTCTGGGCACCGCGACCGAGGTTTCGACAATAGCTTCGTTCTCCGTCCTGGGCCGCGTGGCCAAGCGGGTGGCTGAGTACCAGACGCCGATTATCGTGCCGTGCTACGACGCGATCGTTATGGCAGTAGCCCAGGAAGTGGTCAAGTCGTCGTATCTCGACGCCGGTCGCCCCGATGACTACAAAGAAGACTCGGTCTTCTTCGTAACCAATTATCAGTTTGCCTACGTTGCGGCGGTCAACGGTATCATGCTTCGCGAACGCCCGGCCACCAACGTCTATATGGGCAAGTTCTTCGCCGAGTCTCTGATACTCGCCGAAACCGGCACGCTGGCCGGTTCCATTCAGATCGCAGGCACTGACGAAACCAACCAGATTCCGTTCTTCATCGTATCATGCGACTTTACGCTGATCGGCGAAGAACTCTACGCGGCGTCGGCGTATCTCAGCCGCGAACCGATTCTGCTCGGTTCACTCAAGGCCCAGGACTGGGCCAAGCTGGCGGTGATGGTGATTGCCCTGATTGGCATGATTTGCACCACCCTGGGCTATCCGGAATTCGCGCAACTCTTCCACGTGGCAGGGTAG